Proteins from a genomic interval of Arachis hypogaea cultivar Tifrunner chromosome 10, arahy.Tifrunner.gnm2.J5K5, whole genome shotgun sequence:
- the LOC112716884 gene encoding uncharacterized protein isoform X1 produces MAQFVACGEPHLTSTHIAFIRYLNRTIESIRRDIADTFAAIFGSENNLAPSVSTRCEDDIALSSTKYLISAIGKKCHLIAQDCSSNEKSFRDKKGPDAVFNVLDNILKDSLERLKMMRENISLAKIDLQGCTFVYNYTEHAATIRSLCLEGKLGAAMWLRRKMVQKGLILDVFTHNHIVNGLCRTGLAEEADWLIREMLEFGPHPNSATYNTLIKAYCIVNSVDKALYLFSTMTNTGIQPNRVTCNILVHALCEKGLLKEAKRMLEEILHDNHNDIPNLVTSTIFLDYYFKNGAIIQALSLWNEMLLKCTNVDVVAYNVLINGFCKNQQTSLAYGYACEMIKKGLQPDGFTYNILIHALCKEGKTGEACYILGVMSKMGVMPDQISYKIMIRGLCFVGNIAKAKELLSYMLSNAIITKPLMWNIIIDFYGRCRDRSNAFFTRDQMLAFGVCPNVFTYNSLILAEVKCGNFHDACTLKEEMIIKGLFPDIVTYNLLIGTACSLGRLGLALELHDEMVRRGCKPDIITYTELVRGFCIRGDLKEAEELCAKILKSGLLNDHVPVQILFSTYCKRKRLFEAFNLYQQWLASKRDNYPL; encoded by the exons ATGGCG CAATTTGTTGCTTGTGGAGAACCACATTTGACATCGACTCACATTGCATTCATAAGATACTTGAACCGCACCATTGAGTCAATCAGGCGAGATATTGCGGACACATTTGCAGCCATTTTCGGCTCCGAAAACAACCTTGCCCCCTCTGTAAG CACTAGATGTGAAGATGATATTGCTTTATCGTCTACCAAATATCTAATATCAGCTATTGGGAAAAAGTGCCATCTAATTGCTCAGGATTGTTCCTCAAATGAGAAGAGCTTCCGTGACAAGAAGGGCCCAGATGCTGTTTTCAATGTATTGGATAATATTCTAAAGGACAGTTTAGAGCGACTAAAGATGATGAG GGAAAATATATCTTTGGCCAAGATAGATCTTCAAGGATGCACATTTGTCTATAACTACACCGAACATGCAGCTACCATTAGGTCGTTGTGCTTGGAAGGGAAGTTGGGAGCAGCCATGTGGCTTCGGAGGAAAATGGTGCAGAAGGGTCTCATTCTTGACGTGTTTACCCACAACCATATAGTAAATGGGCTGTGTAGAACTGGTCTTGCAGAGGAGGCAGATTGGCTTATTAGAGAGATGTTAGAATTTGGTCCTCACCCCAACTCTGCTACTTATAATACTTTAATCAAGGCATATTGCATTGTTAATAGTGTAGATAAAGCTTTGTATCTGTTCTCCACCATGACCAATACTGGTATTCAGCCAAACAGAGTTACTTGTAACATACTCGTTCATGCGTTGTGCGAGAAGGGTCTTTTGAAGGAAGCTAAAAggatgcttgaagaaatattacaTGATAATCACAATGATATTCCGAATTTAGTTACCTCTACTATATTTTTGGATTATTACTTTAAGAATGGTGCAATTATTCAGGCTCTTAGCCTTTGGAATGAGATGCTTCTGAAGTGCACTAATGTAGATGTGGTTGCTTATAATGTTCTTATCAATGGATTTTGCAAGAATCAGCAAACGAGCCTTGCATATGGATATGCATGTGAGATGATTAAGAAAGGTTTACAACCTGATGGTTTTACCTATAATATTCTTATTCATGCTCTATGCAAGGAAGGCAAAACCGGTGAAGCTTGCTATATTCTTGGAGTCATGTCTAAAATGGGAGTTATGCCTGATCAAATTTCATATAAGATTATGATTCGTGGTCTTTGTTTTGTTGGAAACATTGCTAAAGCAAAAGAGTTGCTTTCGTACATGTTGAGCAACGCAATCATTACCAAGCCTTTAATGTGGAACATAATAATTGACTTTTACGGAAGATGTAGAGACCGTAGTAATGCATTTTTTACAAGGGATCAAATGCTAGCTTTTGGTGTCTGCCCCAATGTGTTTACGTataattctttaattcttgcagAAGTCAAGTGTGGAAATTTCCATGATGCTTGTACTCTGAAGGAGGAGATGATTATTAAAGGTCTCTTTCCTGACATTGTTACTTATAATTTGTTGATAGGTACTGCTTGCAGTTTAGGGCGTCTTGGTTTAGCACTTGAATTGCATGATGAGATGGTGCGAAGGGGTTGCAAACCAGACATAATAACTTATACTGAACTTGTTAGGGGCTTTTGTATTAGGGGTGACCTAAAAGAGGCAGAAGAGCTTTGTGCTAAAATACTGAAATCAGGTTTATTGAATGATCATGTTCCAGTTCAGATTCTCTTCAGTACTTACTGCAAGAGGAAGCGACTGTTCGAGGCATTTAACTTGTATCAACAATGGTTGGCGAGTAAACGAGATAATTACCCTTTGTAA
- the LOC112716884 gene encoding uncharacterized protein isoform X2: MSRENISLAKIDLQGCTFVYNYTEHAATIRSLCLEGKLGAAMWLRRKMVQKGLILDVFTHNHIVNGLCRTGLAEEADWLIREMLEFGPHPNSATYNTLIKAYCIVNSVDKALYLFSTMTNTGIQPNRVTCNILVHALCEKGLLKEAKRMLEEILHDNHNDIPNLVTSTIFLDYYFKNGAIIQALSLWNEMLLKCTNVDVVAYNVLINGFCKNQQTSLAYGYACEMIKKGLQPDGFTYNILIHALCKEGKTGEACYILGVMSKMGVMPDQISYKIMIRGLCFVGNIAKAKELLSYMLSNAIITKPLMWNIIIDFYGRCRDRSNAFFTRDQMLAFGVCPNVFTYNSLILAEVKCGNFHDACTLKEEMIIKGLFPDIVTYNLLIGTACSLGRLGLALELHDEMVRRGCKPDIITYTELVRGFCIRGDLKEAEELCAKILKSGLLNDHVPVQILFSTYCKRKRLFEAFNLYQQWLASKRDNYPL; this comes from the coding sequence ATGTCCAGGGAAAATATATCTTTGGCCAAGATAGATCTTCAAGGATGCACATTTGTCTATAACTACACCGAACATGCAGCTACCATTAGGTCGTTGTGCTTGGAAGGGAAGTTGGGAGCAGCCATGTGGCTTCGGAGGAAAATGGTGCAGAAGGGTCTCATTCTTGACGTGTTTACCCACAACCATATAGTAAATGGGCTGTGTAGAACTGGTCTTGCAGAGGAGGCAGATTGGCTTATTAGAGAGATGTTAGAATTTGGTCCTCACCCCAACTCTGCTACTTATAATACTTTAATCAAGGCATATTGCATTGTTAATAGTGTAGATAAAGCTTTGTATCTGTTCTCCACCATGACCAATACTGGTATTCAGCCAAACAGAGTTACTTGTAACATACTCGTTCATGCGTTGTGCGAGAAGGGTCTTTTGAAGGAAGCTAAAAggatgcttgaagaaatattacaTGATAATCACAATGATATTCCGAATTTAGTTACCTCTACTATATTTTTGGATTATTACTTTAAGAATGGTGCAATTATTCAGGCTCTTAGCCTTTGGAATGAGATGCTTCTGAAGTGCACTAATGTAGATGTGGTTGCTTATAATGTTCTTATCAATGGATTTTGCAAGAATCAGCAAACGAGCCTTGCATATGGATATGCATGTGAGATGATTAAGAAAGGTTTACAACCTGATGGTTTTACCTATAATATTCTTATTCATGCTCTATGCAAGGAAGGCAAAACCGGTGAAGCTTGCTATATTCTTGGAGTCATGTCTAAAATGGGAGTTATGCCTGATCAAATTTCATATAAGATTATGATTCGTGGTCTTTGTTTTGTTGGAAACATTGCTAAAGCAAAAGAGTTGCTTTCGTACATGTTGAGCAACGCAATCATTACCAAGCCTTTAATGTGGAACATAATAATTGACTTTTACGGAAGATGTAGAGACCGTAGTAATGCATTTTTTACAAGGGATCAAATGCTAGCTTTTGGTGTCTGCCCCAATGTGTTTACGTataattctttaattcttgcagAAGTCAAGTGTGGAAATTTCCATGATGCTTGTACTCTGAAGGAGGAGATGATTATTAAAGGTCTCTTTCCTGACATTGTTACTTATAATTTGTTGATAGGTACTGCTTGCAGTTTAGGGCGTCTTGGTTTAGCACTTGAATTGCATGATGAGATGGTGCGAAGGGGTTGCAAACCAGACATAATAACTTATACTGAACTTGTTAGGGGCTTTTGTATTAGGGGTGACCTAAAAGAGGCAGAAGAGCTTTGTGCTAAAATACTGAAATCAGGTTTATTGAATGATCATGTTCCAGTTCAGATTCTCTTCAGTACTTACTGCAAGAGGAAGCGACTGTTCGAGGCATTTAACTTGTATCAACAATGGTTGGCGAGTAAACGAGATAATTACCCTTTGTAA
- the LOC112716883 gene encoding uncharacterized protein, with amino-acid sequence MAEAKTHNNSNKPRPRVLIYLAIQIITHSTIVSVICFIAGIVALLLLPVLAKNTYISENALMPGSATNMLSSHDVAEANKLVKDLTDLKLRSNGSPIESRKLIAQYMLGLDAEVTYHNFYPQLNQFHPLHFFTSPDSSIISKNISCASIGMNTVGIIRAPRGDGKEAIVLVTPYNPKKVVLGEALSLGVAYSVFSLLSRVTWLAKDIIWLVADSQYGEYSSVSAWLREYQAPQFHRVVVNSETCNESSTIEGKLYSGFRRAGTIAAALVVKVAEDGNHFDDSLNIYAEASNGQMPNLDLINIVNYLAVHKQHLRIKVSKMWSLLGSKWLNTLGVVLECIGQYARRLNPQWKFGIPANEYVEGTATLASSMYYQGLGVPTGPHGAFRDYQVDAITVEISPKVSPTKMNRHIDFIFRGGRLIEGVVRSINNLLEKFHQSFFLYLLTSPSKFVSVGVYMIPFALLGAPLPIVAASLYMFSSKTTPQAPVASEVDFSLESWKWINSAKKVFVIHLWGVAVSLLPYFLCRIPGLTPTNNLTVWGSFAVLSLVILFSMLGYPTSVAVPSEAEKREWANLKSVTLSATFIGLSLMSVINFATAEIGALLIVPFCLMARPLMLDIQARSMRTLLLATCNLALGFIAFPPCAFLLLKSAFDSSGGYNISDYWNWMESLWAWNSATYLYIGIVHLPCWALCIHILFHPS; translated from the exons ATGGCCGAAGCTAAAACCCATAACAACTCCAACAAGCCCAGACCACGCGTACTCATCTACTTAGCCATCCAAATAATCACTCACAGCACCATCGTCAG TGTTATTTGCTTCATTGCTGGGATTGTTGCTCTTCTGCTCCTCCCTGTTCTTGCCAAGAACACCTACATTTCCGAGAATGCCCTCATGCCAG GTTCCGCAACCAACATGCTATCTAGCCATGATGTCGCTGAGGCAAACAAGTTGGTCAAGGACTTAACTGATTTGAAGCTTAGATCCAATGGATCACCCAT TGAAAGCCGAAAACTTATTGCACAATATATGTTAGGCTTGGATGCTGAAGTTACCTATCAcaatttctatcctcagttgaaTCAGTTCCATCCATTACATTTCTTTACCAGTCCTGATTCCAGTATAATCTCAAAAAATATAAGCTGTGCATCAATTGGGATGAACACTGTTGGAATCATTAGAGCACCACGCGGGGATGGCAAGGAAGCTATTGTCTTAGTTACGCCTTACAACCCAAAGAAAGTAGTTTTGGGGGAGGCTTTGTCCTTGGGTGTTGCATACTCAGTGTTCTCATTGCTGTCACGGGTCACTTGGCTGGCAAAGGATATCATATGGCTTGTAGCTGATTCACAATATGGGGAATATTCTTCAGTTTCTGCGTGGCTGAGAGAATATCAGGCTCCACAATTCCACAGAGTTGTAGTTAATAGTGAAACATGTAATGAGAGCAGCACTATTGAGGGGAAGTTATACAGTGGTTTTAGACGTGCTGGAACAATAGCTGCTGCTCTTGTAGTTAAAGTTGCAGAGGACGGTAACCATTTTGACGACAGTCTTAATATTTATGCTGAGGCTTCCAATGGGCAGATGCCAAACCTTGACCTAATCAATATCGTAAACTACCTAGCTGTACATAAACAACATTTGCGGATAAAAGTGAGCAAGATGTGGTCTCTACTTGGCTCCAAGTGGCTCAATACTTTAGGTGTTGTTTTGGAATGCATAGGACAATATGCTAGACGCCTAAATCCTCAGTGGAAATTTGGTATTCCTGCTAATGAATATGTGGAGGGCACTGCTACACTAGCAAGCTCAATGTATTACCAg GGTTTGGGTGTTCCCACTGGTCCACATGGTGCCTTCCGTGATTATCAAGTTGATGCAATTACCGTGGAAATTTCACCAAAAGTTTCTCCTACTAAAATGAACAGGCATATTGACTTTATTTTCCGTGGTGGAAG GTTGATCGAAGGGGTTGTACGTTCCATAAACAACCTTCTGGAGAAGTTTCATCAGTCATTCTTTCTGTACCTCTTGACATCTCCTAGTAAGTTCGTGTCAGTTGGAGTTTACATGATTCCATTTGCATTACTTGGTGCACCCCTTCCAATAGTTGCAGCTTCGCTATATATGTTTTCCAGTAAAACCACTCCCCAAGCCCCAGTTGCCTCCGAAGTAGATTTCAGCCTCGAATCCTGGAAATGGATAAACTCTGCCAAGAAGGTTTTTGTCATCCATCTATGGGGTGTTGCCGTTTCGTTACTTCCATATTTCCTGTGTCGAATTCCCGGTCTCACCCCAACAAATAACTTAACAGTATGGGGTTCGTTTGCAGTTCTTAGCCTCGTAATTTTGTTCTCAATGTTGGGTTATCCAACTTCTGTAGCTGTTCCTTCAGAAGCCGAGAAAAGAGAATGGGCTAACTTAAAGTCAGTAACTTTATCAGCTACTTTCATCGGTTTGTCTCTCATGTCGGTCATTAACTTTGCCACGGCAGAAATAGGGGCTTTACTTATCGTCCCGTTTTGTTTGATGGCTCGACCATTGATGCTGGATATTCAAGCTAGGAGCATGAGAACTTTGTTATTGGCCACATGCAATCTGGCTTTAGGGTTCATTGCATTTCCTCCTTGTGCATTTTTGTTACTGAAAAGTGCATTTGACTCTTCTGGTGGTTATAATATTAGTGACTATTGGAACTGGATGGAATCACTTTGGGCATGGAATAGTGCTACTTACCTTTACATTGGTATTGTTCACCTCCCATGTTGGGCACTCTGCATTCACATTTTATTTCATCCTTCTTGA
- the LOC112716890 gene encoding mediator of RNA polymerase II transcription subunit 31, which produces MASKTESGNSGGTDQSAPKSTYKDPDDGRQRFLLELEFVQCLANPTYIHYLAQNRYFEDEAFIGYLKYLQYWQRPEYIKFIMYPHCLYFLELLQNANFRNAMAHPNNKELAHRQQFYFWKNYRNNRLKHILPRSLPEPTATTAPPAASTPAQPPVPALPPVPATNVPVTGSSSQAPSPMPYGMPPGSGLAKNDMRNPSMDRRKRK; this is translated from the exons ATGGCCTCCAAAACAGAAAGTGGGAACTCAGGTGGTACTGATCAATCAGC GCCAAAGAGTACATACAAAGATCCAGATGATGGACGGCAACGATTTTTGCTTGAGTTGGAATTTGTTCAATGCCTTGCTAACCCCACCTATATTCACT ATTTGGCTCAAAATCGGTATTTTGAGGATGAAGCTTTCATTGGATACTTAAAGTATCTTCAATATTGGCAGCGCCCTgagtatattaaatttattat GTATCCTCATTGCCTCTAttttcttgagcttctacagaaTGCAAATTTTCGCAATGCAATGGCACACCCTAACAATAAG GAGCTGGCACATCGACAACAATTCTACTTCTGGAAGAACTACAGGAACAATCGGCTAAAGCACATTTTGCCTAGATCACTTCCTGAACCTACTGCCACAACTGCGCCTCCTGCAGCTTCAACTCCGGCTCAGCCACCTGTGCCTGCATTGCCACCAGTACCTGCCACAAATGTTCCAGTGACAGGTTCATCTTCTCAAGCCCCTTCTCCAATGCCATATGGTATGCCCCCTGGATCTGGTCTTGCAAAAAATGACATGAGGAATCCTTCGATGGATAGAAGGAAGCGGAAGTGA